The following are encoded in a window of Bradyrhizobium guangdongense genomic DNA:
- a CDS encoding ATP-dependent helicase, translated as MATYLDTLNAEQRRAVEHGVAEGTTVGAPLLVIAGAGSGKTNTLAHRVAHLIVAGADPRRILLMTFSRRAAAEMAGRVERIARKVLGENNAAIMRDALTWAGTFHGIGARLLREHAERIGVDPAFTIHDREDSADLMNLVRHERGLSKTESRFPAKGTCLSVYSRCVNAEMEIEKVLGAHYPWCTGWAAELKGLFAAYVEAKQAQHVLDYDDLLLYWSQMMSDPLIAEEIGGRFDHVLVDEYQDTNRLQSSILLALKPDGRGLTVVGDDAQSIYSFRAATVRNILDFPQSFSPRAEMITLDRNYRSTQAVLAAANGVIGLARERFTKNLWTDRTSGQKPQLVTVHDEADQARYIVEAVLANREQGALLKHQAVLFRTSSHSGPLEIELTRRNIPFVKFGGLKFLDAAHVKDVLALLRFAENPRDRVAGFRILHLLPGIGPATAQRVLDQMAESPNPLHALSQLPVPPRTGTDWTEFVRTVENLRYSEWPADLERVRLWYEPHLDRIHEDSETRRADLMQLEQIASGYASREKFLTELTLDPPDATSDKSGPPLRDEDYLILSTIHSAKGQEWKSVFLLNVVDGCMPSDLGAGTSAEIEEERRLLYVAMTRAKDDLHLVVPQRFFVHGQAAKGDRHVYASRTRFIPEQLVYLFERAAWPKVAAGAPRAPSQGPKIDIGARMRGMWR; from the coding sequence GTGGCAACCTATCTGGACACGCTCAATGCGGAGCAGCGCCGCGCCGTGGAGCATGGCGTGGCCGAAGGCACGACCGTGGGCGCCCCCCTGCTCGTCATTGCCGGCGCGGGCTCCGGCAAGACCAACACGCTCGCGCATCGCGTCGCGCACCTGATCGTCGCGGGCGCGGATCCCCGCCGCATCCTGCTGATGACCTTTTCGCGCCGTGCGGCCGCCGAGATGGCCGGACGCGTCGAGCGCATCGCGCGCAAGGTACTGGGCGAGAACAATGCCGCGATCATGCGCGATGCGCTGACCTGGGCCGGCACGTTCCACGGCATCGGCGCCCGGCTGCTGCGCGAACATGCCGAGCGGATCGGCGTCGATCCCGCCTTTACCATCCACGACCGCGAGGATTCCGCCGACCTGATGAACCTGGTGCGGCACGAACGCGGCCTGTCGAAGACCGAGAGCCGCTTTCCGGCCAAGGGCACCTGCCTGTCGGTCTATTCCCGCTGCGTCAACGCCGAGATGGAGATCGAGAAGGTGTTAGGGGCGCATTATCCCTGGTGCACCGGCTGGGCCGCCGAGCTGAAAGGGCTGTTCGCCGCTTACGTCGAGGCCAAGCAGGCCCAGCACGTGCTCGATTACGACGATCTGCTGCTCTACTGGTCGCAGATGATGAGCGACCCGCTCATTGCAGAAGAGATCGGCGGCCGCTTCGACCACGTGCTGGTCGACGAATATCAGGACACCAACCGCCTGCAATCCTCGATCCTCCTGGCGCTGAAGCCCGACGGGCGCGGGCTCACCGTCGTCGGCGACGATGCGCAGTCGATCTATTCGTTTCGCGCGGCCACCGTCCGCAACATCCTGGATTTTCCGCAAAGCTTTTCGCCGCGCGCGGAGATGATCACGCTCGACCGCAATTACCGCTCGACGCAGGCGGTGCTGGCAGCGGCCAACGGCGTCATCGGCCTCGCGCGCGAGCGCTTCACCAAGAACCTGTGGACCGATCGCACCTCCGGACAGAAGCCGCAGCTCGTCACCGTGCACGACGAGGCCGACCAGGCGCGCTACATCGTCGAGGCCGTGCTGGCGAACCGGGAGCAAGGCGCGCTGCTCAAGCACCAGGCGGTGCTGTTCCGGACCTCCTCGCACTCCGGCCCGCTCGAAATCGAGCTGACACGCCGCAACATTCCCTTCGTCAAGTTCGGCGGGCTGAAATTCCTCGACGCCGCGCACGTCAAGGACGTGCTGGCGCTGCTGCGCTTTGCCGAGAACCCGCGCGACCGCGTCGCCGGCTTCCGCATCCTGCATCTGTTGCCGGGCATCGGCCCCGCCACCGCGCAGCGCGTGCTCGACCAGATGGCCGAAAGTCCCAACCCGCTCCATGCGCTGAGCCAACTTCCCGTGCCGCCGCGCACCGGCACCGATTGGACGGAGTTCGTCCGCACCGTCGAGAACCTGCGCTACTCGGAATGGCCTGCGGATCTCGAGCGCGTGCGGCTCTGGTACGAGCCGCATCTCGACCGCATCCACGAGGATTCCGAGACGCGCCGCGCCGATCTGATGCAGCTCGAGCAGATCGCGAGCGGCTATGCCTCGCGCGAGAAATTCCTGACCGAGCTCACGCTCGACCCGCCGGACGCGACCAGCGACAAGTCGGGCCCGCCCTTGCGCGACGAGGACTATCTGATCCTCTCGACCATCCACTCCGCCAAGGGACAGGAGTGGAAGTCGGTATTCCTGCTCAACGTCGTCGACGGCTGCATGCCCTCCGATCTCGGTGCCGGCACCAGCGCCGAAATCGAGGAGGAGCGCCGCCTGCTCTATGTCGCGATGACGCGTGCCAAGGACGATCTGCATCTCGTCGTTCCCCAGCGCTTCTTCGTCCACGGCCAGGCCGCCAAGGGCGACCGTCACGTCTATGCCTCGCGCACGCGCTTCATCCCGGAGCAGCTCGTCTATCTGTTCGAGCGCGCCGCCTGGCCGAAGGTCGCGGCCGGCGCGCCGCGCGCTCCGTCACAGGGTCCGAAGATCGACATCGGCGCACGGATGCGGGGGATGTGGCGGTAG
- a CDS encoding LLM class flavin-dependent oxidoreductase, with protein sequence MTAPLEFGLDTFGDVTKDASGSMLPHAQVIRNVVDEAVLADEIGLDFIGLGEHHRSDFAISSPETVLAAIASRTRRIHLGSAVTVLSSDDPIRVFQRFATLDALSGGRAEVILGRGSFTESFPLFGFDLRKYEELFEEKLDLFAALLSQKPVTWQGKLRPALKDQLVYPPVEHGPLKTWIGVGGSPQSVVRAAHYDLPLMLAIIGGDPTRFAPYVDLYHRAFKEFGRPAQQIGAHSPGYVAETDEQAREELWPDYKAMRDRIGRERGWPPMGRDEFVSEAEHGSLYVGSPETVARKIAKTAKALGIARFQLKYSAGPLPHEKLMKSIELYGRKVVPMVREMLG encoded by the coding sequence ATGACCGCACCGCTCGAATTCGGACTGGATACTTTTGGCGACGTCACGAAGGACGCCTCAGGCAGCATGCTTCCGCATGCGCAGGTGATCCGCAATGTCGTCGACGAGGCGGTGCTGGCCGACGAGATCGGCCTCGACTTCATCGGGCTCGGCGAACATCACCGTTCTGATTTTGCGATCTCCTCGCCCGAGACGGTGCTGGCGGCCATCGCGTCGCGCACCAGGCGCATCCATCTCGGCTCGGCCGTGACGGTGCTGAGCTCGGACGATCCCATCCGCGTGTTCCAGCGGTTTGCGACCCTGGACGCGCTCTCAGGCGGCCGTGCCGAGGTGATCCTCGGCCGCGGCTCGTTTACGGAATCCTTTCCGCTGTTCGGCTTCGACCTGCGCAAATACGAGGAGCTGTTCGAGGAGAAGCTCGACCTGTTCGCCGCGTTGCTGTCGCAGAAGCCCGTGACGTGGCAGGGCAAGCTGCGTCCGGCGCTGAAGGATCAGCTGGTCTATCCGCCGGTCGAGCACGGCCCGCTCAAGACCTGGATCGGCGTCGGCGGCAGCCCGCAATCGGTGGTGCGCGCCGCGCATTACGATCTGCCCCTGATGCTCGCGATCATAGGCGGCGACCCGACGCGGTTTGCCCCTTACGTCGATCTCTATCACCGCGCCTTCAAGGAGTTTGGCCGCCCCGCCCAGCAGATCGGCGCGCACTCGCCCGGCTATGTCGCCGAAACCGACGAGCAGGCGCGCGAGGAGCTGTGGCCGGATTACAAGGCGATGCGCGACCGCATCGGTCGCGAGCGCGGCTGGCCTCCGATGGGCCGCGATGAATTCGTCAGCGAGGCCGAGCACGGCTCGCTCTATGTCGGCTCGCCGGAGACGGTCGCACGCAAGATCGCCAAGACCGCGAAGGCGCTCGGGATTGCGCGGTTTCAGTTGAAGTATTCGGCCGGACCGTTGCCGCACGAGAAGCTGATGAAGAGTATCGAGCTCTACGGGCGGAAGGTGGTGCCGATGGTGCGGGAGATGTTGGGGTGA
- a CDS encoding NADPH:quinone oxidoreductase family protein, with product MKAVVVEQYAPIDQIELKDVPSPLLEPGQLRIRVEAAGIGFVDGLKIEGRYQTRDPLPFIPGTEFAGIVAEAPGSPGGYEAGMRVMGMTRSGALAQEIVVQPEAVYPLPDGVAAEVAASFRANYLTALYALSARAMLCEGEQLLVLGAAGGTGTAAVQIGKLLGARVIAAASTPEKREFARRHGADAVIDYTQADWRDTFKQLTDGHGADVIFDPVGGDISLQAFRSIAWRGRHLVVGFAGGAIPALPFNLPLLKGGALLGVDLAQIPTREPDLQKRLMAQLTGWLADGRLQPVVGHVFALEDFREAFRTMQTRAALGKMVVRIAP from the coding sequence ATGAAAGCCGTCGTCGTCGAACAATATGCGCCTATCGATCAGATCGAGCTGAAGGACGTTCCGTCTCCGCTTTTGGAGCCCGGCCAGTTGCGCATCCGGGTGGAGGCGGCGGGGATCGGCTTTGTCGACGGTTTGAAAATCGAGGGGCGGTATCAGACCAGGGATCCCCTGCCTTTCATTCCCGGCACCGAATTCGCAGGCATCGTGGCCGAAGCGCCAGGCAGCCCGGGCGGCTATGAAGCCGGGATGCGCGTGATGGGCATGACGCGGTCGGGTGCGCTCGCCCAGGAAATCGTCGTCCAGCCTGAGGCGGTTTATCCCTTGCCGGACGGCGTCGCGGCCGAGGTCGCCGCCTCGTTTCGCGCCAATTATCTGACGGCGCTCTACGCGCTGAGCGCCCGCGCCATGTTGTGCGAGGGCGAGCAGTTGCTCGTGCTGGGAGCAGCCGGCGGCACCGGCACCGCGGCCGTGCAGATCGGCAAGCTGCTCGGCGCTCGGGTCATCGCAGCCGCATCGACGCCGGAGAAGCGCGAATTCGCGCGCAGGCACGGCGCGGACGCAGTGATCGATTATACGCAAGCAGACTGGCGTGACACGTTCAAGCAGTTGACGGACGGACACGGTGCCGACGTCATCTTCGACCCCGTCGGCGGCGACATCTCGCTGCAGGCGTTTCGCTCCATCGCCTGGCGCGGGCGCCATCTCGTGGTCGGCTTTGCCGGCGGTGCGATTCCCGCGCTGCCGTTCAATCTGCCGTTGCTAAAAGGCGGCGCCCTGCTCGGCGTCGATCTCGCTCAAATCCCCACACGCGAGCCCGATTTGCAGAAGCGCTTGATGGCGCAGTTGACGGGCTGGCTCGCCGACGGCCGGCTGCAGCCCGTGGTCGGCCACGTCTTCGCGCTCGAGGATTTCCGCGAGGCGTTCAGGACGATGCAGACGCGTGCCGCGCTCGGCAAGATGGTCGTGCGGATCGCGCCGTAG
- a CDS encoding YciI family protein, with protein sequence MLYAILAYHVEDELLAWTPQEDAAVVAKVIEVQAPLRASGHLGPAARLDGTRKARTLRGPGGGIVLDGPFAETKEQLLGFHLVEYDTDEEAIAAARKLRAVNPSAVYEIRPVKLYVPADGFGATAADK encoded by the coding sequence ATGCTCTACGCGATCCTGGCCTACCACGTGGAAGACGAGCTTCTGGCGTGGACGCCGCAGGAGGACGCCGCTGTCGTGGCCAAAGTCATCGAGGTTCAGGCGCCCCTGAGGGCCAGCGGACACCTCGGACCGGCCGCCCGCCTGGATGGCACGAGAAAGGCCCGCACCTTACGCGGCCCCGGTGGCGGCATCGTGCTGGACGGCCCATTTGCGGAGACCAAAGAACAGCTTCTCGGCTTCCATCTCGTCGAATACGACACCGATGAAGAGGCGATCGCGGCGGCGCGGAAGCTGCGTGCGGTCAATCCGAGTGCGGTCTACGAGATCCGCCCGGTCAAGCTTTACGTGCCTGCCGATGGGTTCGGTGCGACAGCAGCTGACAAGTGA
- a CDS encoding substrate-binding periplasmic protein, which yields MWRILVICLSLCIAGSSSAQSVIRLARIADIPDQYVGGEMLRAVYAKLNIRLEFEDVPGKRALALSSAGEVDGEIQRIGTLSRDYPTLLQVTPAINYIEPAVFTTRLHFDVDGWNSIRTYSIGIVRGVGSSEAGTRGMDRVTATTSLESLIKMLDADRFDVMVTDLFSGLAAVRKLNLQTRIYPLSPPLERISIYHYLHERHRDLVPKVGQVIAQMEASGELAALREALVKQVLSTR from the coding sequence ATGTGGCGGATACTCGTCATCTGCCTGTCGCTGTGCATAGCAGGCTCGTCTTCCGCGCAGTCGGTGATCCGCCTGGCGCGGATCGCCGACATCCCGGATCAATATGTCGGCGGCGAGATGCTGCGGGCCGTCTACGCCAAGCTGAACATCAGGCTCGAATTCGAGGACGTGCCCGGCAAGCGGGCGCTGGCGCTGTCGAGCGCCGGCGAGGTCGACGGCGAAATCCAGCGGATCGGAACGCTGTCTCGCGACTATCCGACGCTGCTGCAGGTCACGCCGGCGATCAACTACATCGAACCCGCGGTGTTCACCACCAGGCTCCATTTCGACGTGGATGGCTGGAATTCGATCAGGACCTACAGCATCGGCATCGTCCGCGGTGTCGGCTCGTCGGAAGCCGGCACGCGCGGCATGGACCGCGTCACGGCAACCACGAGCCTCGAGAGCCTGATCAAGATGCTCGATGCCGATCGTTTCGACGTGATGGTCACCGATCTCTTCAGCGGGCTGGCCGCGGTCCGCAAGCTCAATCTTCAGACCAGGATCTATCCGCTCTCCCCGCCGCTCGAGCGCATCAGCATCTACCATTATTTGCACGAGCGCCACCGCGACCTCGTGCCGAAGGTTGGACAGGTGATCGCGCAGATGGAAGCCAGCGGCGAGCTCGCGGCACTACGCGAGGCGCTCGTCAAGCAGGTCCTGAGCACGCGGTGA
- a CDS encoding integrase family protein, whose product MPELLTLKTVNAALRHQRDGRKRYDKTDSKSHGLQLRVKPTSVRWSVRVMLHGNQKRYDLGPVVDGDESVGGLCLEDARARANTVSEMARKGHNPESFLGACAAGISVETHLKREAARPKPSWSWQQAKKEFLADVARANREATHVDYRKKLQPGELSRFDDRMVNTITRNEMAEAIAAVHARGAEAMSEGMVRTIKRFWNWLAEPVRQDKTNVADGVMTKLQAPQRTRVEIGEELFDPEDERGDTPPEIELGRALVIARQGYFPKRISLGIELMLGTCQRRRAITGANESRFRSYMEAEAEQAWYVPPYFRKSGTKRGNRSHLVPCVGFAARAVDQLGRMLVYDANYNGWLFPADKRTQSERPHAEAGLFNDYFSIMPGVNSSPHGVRYAFATYGERDLGFRKGEGSLILDHLEGVEPNDVTGQFYSSDPQIGRKREMMRAWVDWCDHWAIRAAEEDPLLLDRAYMAEMFYRARYGEERLERRIAYRKKRGWPLWDAACDKTIALSQAAG is encoded by the coding sequence GTGCCAGAGTTACTCACCCTCAAAACCGTAAACGCCGCCCTGCGGCATCAGCGGGATGGCAGAAAGCGGTACGACAAGACCGACTCGAAGAGCCATGGATTGCAGCTCCGCGTGAAGCCCACATCAGTCCGTTGGTCAGTACGAGTGATGCTCCACGGCAATCAAAAGCGCTACGACCTCGGCCCGGTTGTCGATGGCGACGAAAGCGTCGGCGGCTTGTGCTTGGAGGACGCTCGCGCCAGAGCCAACACGGTCAGTGAGATGGCCCGCAAAGGGCACAACCCCGAATCCTTCCTCGGCGCCTGTGCGGCCGGGATTTCCGTTGAAACGCACCTGAAGCGCGAGGCGGCCCGTCCAAAACCGTCCTGGTCCTGGCAGCAGGCCAAGAAGGAGTTCCTGGCCGATGTCGCACGCGCGAACCGGGAGGCCACCCACGTGGACTACCGCAAGAAACTCCAACCAGGGGAGCTATCTCGGTTCGACGATCGCATGGTCAATACGATCACGCGGAACGAAATGGCGGAAGCTATAGCTGCGGTCCACGCGCGCGGAGCCGAAGCAATGTCGGAAGGCATGGTGCGGACCATTAAACGCTTTTGGAATTGGCTTGCCGAACCTGTGCGTCAAGACAAGACTAACGTGGCCGATGGGGTGATGACAAAGCTGCAAGCTCCTCAACGTACTCGAGTTGAAATCGGCGAGGAGTTGTTCGATCCAGAGGACGAACGGGGTGACACGCCCCCGGAGATCGAGTTGGGTCGAGCGCTGGTAATTGCGCGTCAAGGGTACTTCCCTAAGCGCATTTCCCTGGGCATTGAGCTTATGCTCGGAACGTGCCAGCGGCGCCGGGCGATCACTGGTGCTAATGAGTCACGCTTCCGAAGTTATATGGAAGCCGAAGCTGAACAGGCCTGGTACGTACCGCCGTATTTCCGCAAGAGCGGAACCAAGCGCGGCAATCGCTCGCATCTCGTACCATGTGTCGGTTTTGCGGCCCGAGCCGTCGATCAGCTTGGTCGAATGCTCGTTTATGACGCCAACTACAATGGCTGGTTATTTCCCGCCGACAAGCGCACCCAGTCAGAACGACCACATGCCGAAGCTGGGCTCTTCAACGACTACTTTTCCATTATGCCAGGCGTGAATTCCTCTCCCCACGGCGTGAGGTACGCCTTCGCCACCTACGGAGAACGAGACCTGGGGTTTCGAAAGGGAGAAGGGTCTCTCATTTTGGACCATCTGGAGGGGGTCGAACCTAACGACGTAACTGGGCAATTCTACTCGTCCGATCCACAAATAGGACGAAAGCGCGAAATGATGCGAGCCTGGGTTGATTGGTGTGACCATTGGGCCATTCGAGCAGCCGAGGAAGATCCCCTTCTTTTAGATCGGGCATACATGGCGGAGATGTTCTATCGCGCCCGATACGGAGAAGAGCGGCTTGAACGCCGGATTGCATACCGCAAGAAGCGGGGTTGGCCTCTGTGGGATGCTGCCTGCGATAAGACGATAGCTCTTTCGCAAGCGGCTGGTTGA
- a CDS encoding TMEM175 family protein — protein MTEPKPGSKPESRPEQFEMRRLESLSNTIFGVAMTLLAYDLPKAAVFASVPDWSDLAKVYSGKLAGFALSFIIAGLFWISHHRRLARQPVGSRGVVILNLLFLLSIVLLPVTNGLYINYTVSSAVAVLYGLHLTAIAGLNAWLWWTILGGWGRETIASLFPLLVFIPGTIVASFAPQVAPFLWFIAFGGLLIRRFYGPLGEPNP, from the coding sequence ATGACCGAGCCCAAGCCCGGGTCCAAGCCTGAGTCCAGGCCCGAACAGTTTGAAATGCGGCGGCTGGAGTCGCTCAGCAATACCATCTTTGGTGTTGCCATGACGCTTCTGGCCTACGACCTGCCCAAGGCTGCGGTGTTCGCCAGCGTGCCCGACTGGAGCGACCTTGCCAAAGTCTATTCCGGCAAGCTCGCGGGTTTTGCGCTCAGCTTCATCATCGCCGGTCTGTTCTGGATCAGCCATCACCGGCGGCTGGCGCGTCAACCCGTGGGGAGCCGCGGGGTCGTGATCCTCAATCTGCTGTTCCTGCTCTCGATCGTGCTGTTGCCGGTCACAAACGGCCTGTACATCAATTACACCGTGAGCAGCGCCGTTGCCGTGCTCTACGGTCTGCACCTCACTGCCATTGCCGGCCTCAATGCCTGGCTGTGGTGGACGATCCTGGGCGGCTGGGGGCGTGAGACCATTGCCTCCCTGTTTCCGCTGCTCGTGTTCATTCCGGGCACGATCGTCGCGAGCTTTGCGCCCCAGGTCGCGCCCTTCCTGTGGTTCATTGCCTTCGGCGGGCTGCTGATCCGGCGCTTCTATGGACCGTTGGGCGAACCGAATCCGTAG